From a region of the Streptomyces tirandamycinicus genome:
- a CDS encoding NAD(P)-dependent oxidoreductase, with amino-acid sequence MDTRMGFVGLGIMGQPMALNLVRSGRELVVWNRSPARCEPLRAAGARVAARPSEVFARCGVVLMMLADGPSTDAVLGRGTPEFTANVKGRTIVHMGTTSPEYSRRLECEVRAAGGRYVEAPVSGSRGPAEDGSLVAMLAGGEAAVESVRPLLRPMCHEAFVCGPVPNALLTKLAVNLFLITMVTGLTEAYHFADRHGLDRERFLEVLEAGPMSSGVLRTKAPKLLGRDFEAQAAAADVLKNNRLIAEAARKSGLASPLLDVCHALFGEAVALGHGASDMVAVLRAVEARTDAERPSRDERAERAERG; translated from the coding sequence ATGGACACCCGTATGGGCTTCGTGGGGCTGGGGATCATGGGGCAGCCCATGGCGCTCAACCTCGTACGTTCGGGTCGGGAGCTCGTCGTCTGGAACCGCAGCCCAGCCCGGTGCGAGCCGCTGCGCGCGGCGGGAGCCCGGGTCGCCGCCCGGCCGTCCGAGGTCTTCGCGCGGTGCGGCGTGGTGCTCATGATGCTGGCGGACGGGCCGTCGACCGACGCCGTACTGGGCCGAGGCACGCCGGAGTTCACAGCGAACGTCAAAGGACGGACGATCGTCCACATGGGCACGACGTCTCCGGAGTACTCCCGGCGTCTCGAGTGCGAGGTGCGTGCCGCGGGCGGACGGTATGTCGAGGCCCCGGTCTCCGGTTCCCGGGGGCCCGCCGAGGACGGCAGCCTGGTCGCCATGCTGGCCGGGGGGGAGGCCGCGGTGGAGTCGGTCCGCCCGCTGCTGCGCCCGATGTGCCACGAGGCGTTCGTCTGCGGCCCGGTCCCCAACGCCCTGCTGACGAAGCTCGCGGTGAACCTGTTCCTGATCACGATGGTCACCGGGCTGACCGAGGCGTACCACTTCGCGGACCGGCACGGCCTGGACCGGGAACGGTTCCTCGAAGTGCTGGAAGCGGGACCGATGTCCAGCGGGGTCCTGCGGACGAAGGCGCCGAAGCTGCTCGGCCGTGACTTCGAGGCCCAGGCCGCGGCGGCGGACGTACTCAAGAACAACCGGCTGATCGCGGAGGCCGCGAGGAAGTCGGGGCTGGCGTCACCCCTGCTGGACGTCTGCCACGCCCTCTTCGGGGAGGCCGTGGCGCTCGGCCACGGCGCGTCCGACATGGTCGCGGTGCTGCGGGCGGTCGAGGCGCGCACGGACGCCGAACGGCCGTCCCGAGACGAACGGGCCGAACGGGCCGAACGGGGATGA
- a CDS encoding TetR family transcriptional regulator C-terminal domain-containing protein yields MVFSAAQLIRRDGVTATGMRDVATHASAPRGSLQHYFPGGKEQLVNEAVAWAGRYAAKRVDRFLAEMPRPTPGGLFAAMVRQWTDEYETSGFETGCPVAAATVDCTAATESTRVAAADAFACWNRPVARALGEMGVPSGRTEALATLMIGALEGAILIARAERDVRALNCVAGELGPLLDGCATERPTGR; encoded by the coding sequence ATGGTCTTCAGCGCGGCCCAGCTCATCCGGCGCGACGGTGTCACGGCCACGGGGATGCGGGACGTGGCCACCCACGCCTCGGCACCGCGCGGTTCGCTCCAGCACTACTTCCCGGGAGGGAAGGAGCAACTCGTCAACGAGGCCGTCGCCTGGGCGGGGCGGTACGCGGCGAAGCGCGTCGACCGGTTCCTCGCCGAGATGCCCCGCCCCACGCCGGGCGGGCTGTTCGCCGCCATGGTGCGCCAGTGGACCGACGAGTACGAGACCTCGGGTTTTGAAACGGGTTGTCCCGTCGCCGCGGCGACGGTGGACTGCACGGCCGCCACCGAGTCCACCCGCGTCGCCGCCGCCGACGCCTTCGCCTGCTGGAACCGTCCGGTGGCCCGCGCGCTGGGCGAGATGGGCGTACCGTCCGGCCGCACCGAGGCCCTCGCCACGCTCATGATCGGCGCCCTCGAGGGCGCGATCCTCATCGCCCGTGCCGAACGTGACGTACGCGCGCTGAACTGCGTTGCGGGGGAACTCGGCCCGCTTCTCGACGGATGCGCCACGGAACGGCCGACGGGGCGGTGA
- a CDS encoding NADPH-dependent F420 reductase, giving the protein MRGITMKIGIIGAGNIGGNLTRRLTALGHDVSVANSRGPHTLTALAEETGATPADAKDAARGAELVVVTVPLKRVPDLPTGLFEGAADGVVVIDTGNYYPRERDGRIAEIEDGGLTESRWTERHVGHAVIKAFNGTYAQDILERPRPAGDPERMALPVAGDDERSKRVVRALIDELGFDTVDAGGIDDSWRQQPGTPVYGLRAGAEAVGKALAEASPEGPAAFRG; this is encoded by the coding sequence ATGCGAGGAATCACCATGAAGATCGGCATCATCGGCGCGGGCAACATCGGCGGAAACCTCACCCGGAGGCTGACCGCACTGGGACACGACGTCTCGGTGGCCAACTCCCGGGGTCCGCACACCCTGACCGCGCTCGCGGAGGAAACCGGAGCCACCCCGGCCGACGCGAAGGACGCGGCCCGGGGCGCCGAGCTCGTCGTGGTCACCGTGCCCCTCAAGCGGGTCCCCGACCTGCCGACCGGCCTGTTCGAGGGCGCGGCCGACGGCGTCGTCGTGATCGACACCGGCAACTACTACCCCAGGGAGCGCGACGGGCGTATCGCGGAGATCGAGGACGGCGGGCTCACCGAGAGCCGCTGGACCGAGCGCCACGTCGGCCACGCCGTGATCAAGGCGTTCAACGGCACCTACGCGCAGGACATCCTCGAACGCCCGCGGCCCGCGGGAGACCCCGAGCGGATGGCCCTGCCGGTCGCCGGGGACGACGAGAGGTCCAAGCGCGTCGTCCGCGCCCTGATCGACGAGCTCGGCTTCGACACCGTCGATGCCGGCGGCATCGACGACTCCTGGCGCCAGCAGCCCGGCACACCCGTCTACGGCCTCCGGGCCGGAGCGGAGGCGGTCGGCAAGGCCCTCGCCGAGGCGTCCCCCGAAGGTCCGGCCGCCTTCCGGGGGTGA
- a CDS encoding MFS transporter: MADRTGETGGAHRGGASGARRPGYPAAAAVFAIGMAGTTLPTPLYGLYQEQIGFSELMVTVVFAVYAIAVITVLLVAGNYSDLVGRRPVLLAAMGFSAASACSFLLEGGLPLLFAGRLLSGCAAGLLSGAATAAVIELAPPQKKARAAFAATAANMGGLGCGPLLSGLLAEYAPWPLKLVFGVHLGLIAVACVLTILLPETVEDPQRRPRLRPQGISVPPGVRGVFVPASVAAFAGFALLGLFTAVAPSFVAVTLQVHNLAVSGAVVFSVFLASTAGQSLTPWVGAARALPVGCGVLVLGLLLVASSLLAQSLPLLVLGALFGGTGQGLAFRAALTLVSDAAPAHHRGGTISAFFVVAYTGISLPVVGVGALAVELDLRTAGLVFAGCVAVVASVAGAYAALHPPTRE, translated from the coding sequence ATGGCCGATCGCACGGGGGAGACAGGCGGGGCGCACCGCGGCGGAGCGAGCGGGGCACGGCGGCCGGGATATCCGGCGGCTGCCGCGGTGTTCGCCATCGGCATGGCGGGGACGACGCTCCCCACGCCGCTCTACGGGCTCTACCAGGAGCAGATCGGCTTCTCCGAGCTGATGGTGACGGTCGTCTTCGCCGTGTACGCGATCGCCGTCATCACCGTCCTGCTCGTGGCCGGCAACTACTCCGACCTCGTGGGGCGCCGGCCCGTACTGCTGGCCGCCATGGGCTTCTCGGCCGCCAGCGCCTGCAGTTTCCTGCTGGAGGGCGGTCTGCCGCTGCTGTTCGCGGGCCGGTTGCTGTCGGGGTGCGCGGCCGGGCTGCTCAGCGGGGCGGCGACGGCCGCCGTCATCGAACTCGCCCCGCCGCAGAAGAAGGCGCGTGCCGCCTTCGCGGCCACCGCCGCGAACATGGGCGGGCTCGGCTGCGGCCCGCTGCTGTCCGGGCTGCTCGCGGAGTACGCGCCGTGGCCGCTGAAGCTGGTCTTCGGCGTGCACCTGGGTCTCATCGCGGTGGCCTGCGTGCTGACGATCCTGCTCCCCGAGACGGTCGAGGACCCGCAGCGCCGGCCCCGGCTCAGGCCGCAGGGCATCTCCGTACCGCCCGGGGTGCGGGGCGTCTTCGTCCCCGCTTCCGTCGCGGCCTTCGCCGGATTCGCCCTCCTCGGACTCTTCACCGCGGTGGCGCCCAGCTTCGTGGCGGTGACCCTCCAGGTGCACAACCTGGCGGTGTCGGGCGCCGTCGTGTTCTCCGTGTTCCTGGCCTCGACCGCCGGCCAGTCGCTGACACCGTGGGTCGGGGCCGCCCGCGCGCTCCCCGTCGGCTGCGGCGTCCTCGTGCTGGGACTGCTGCTCGTGGCCTCGTCCCTGCTCGCGCAGTCCCTGCCCCTGCTCGTGCTGGGCGCGCTGTTCGGCGGCACCGGTCAGGGTCTCGCCTTCCGCGCCGCCCTGACCCTGGTCAGCGACGCGGCACCAGCGCACCACCGGGGCGGAACCATCTCGGCGTTCTTCGTCGTCGCCTACACCGGCATCTCGCTGCCCGTGGTCGGTGTCGGCGCCCTGGCCGTGGAGCTGGATCTGCGTACGGCCGGACTCGTCTTCGCGGGCTGCGTCGCGGTGGTCGCCTCCGTCGCGGGCGCGTACGCGGCACTCCACCCGCCGACGCGAGAATGA
- a CDS encoding S8 family peptidase, protein MPTPLISSRLRRPLVAFAAVGAALVTAVPASAAPAAPQEASAPAAPAAPAASAAPAAPQAVWAAGTRAYLVITAPGDTAAVRGAVTANGGTVFAHYDAIGVIVAHSTSSSFAGTMRGVSGVQQVGATRTSDVPADAYNPALPAAPSQSPTTLTESNRWDMTQIKADKAWAVSTGSASVKVGVLDTGVDDLHQDIAPNFNAADSVSCAYGRPDTRTGAWRDIGDHGTHVAGTIAAARNGKGVIGVAPGVRISSVRIAEPTTSMFFAENTICGFMWAGDHGFKVTNNSYYTDPWMFNCPDDADQAAIIEGVRRAQQYAEGKGSLQVAAAGNSNYDLANKRTDRSSPNDSTPVTRTITNACIDIPTELPGVVTVAAMGNGNVKASYSNFGRGIIDVAAPGGDGAYGVYSTLPGGKYGNMNGTSMASPHVAGVAALMVSADPGATPADLRARLAAQANDTACPSDSRCTGTTADNAFFGEGQVDALKAVGGTPPPARYFENTTDVAVTDNTTVESPITVTGLTGNAPAALRVGVDIKHTYRGDLVLSLVAPDGTVYLLEDFPDGDSADNVVKTYTVNASSEAAAGTWKLRVRDTAAQDTGRIDAWNLTF, encoded by the coding sequence TTGCCTACCCCCCTCATATCCAGCCGCCTGAGACGTCCGCTCGTGGCGTTCGCCGCCGTCGGGGCGGCTCTGGTGACGGCCGTCCCCGCGAGTGCCGCACCGGCCGCTCCCCAAGAGGCGAGCGCCCCGGCCGCCCCGGCCGCCCCGGCCGCGTCGGCGGCGCCCGCCGCCCCGCAGGCCGTCTGGGCCGCCGGGACCCGCGCCTACCTGGTGATCACCGCGCCCGGTGACACGGCCGCCGTGCGCGGCGCCGTCACAGCCAACGGCGGGACGGTCTTCGCGCACTACGACGCCATCGGTGTGATCGTCGCGCACTCCACGTCCTCGTCGTTCGCCGGCACCATGCGCGGTGTCTCCGGGGTGCAGCAGGTCGGGGCGACCCGCACCTCGGACGTGCCCGCTGACGCGTACAACCCCGCGCTGCCCGCGGCACCGTCCCAGTCGCCGACCACCCTCACCGAGTCCAACCGCTGGGACATGACCCAGATCAAGGCGGACAAGGCGTGGGCGGTCAGTACCGGTTCCGCCTCGGTCAAGGTCGGCGTCCTCGACACCGGCGTGGACGACCTGCACCAGGACATCGCGCCCAACTTCAACGCGGCGGACTCGGTCTCCTGCGCCTACGGCAGGCCCGACACCCGCACCGGTGCCTGGCGCGACATCGGCGACCACGGCACGCATGTGGCGGGCACGATCGCCGCGGCGAGGAACGGGAAGGGCGTCATCGGTGTCGCCCCCGGTGTGCGGATCTCCTCCGTCCGTATCGCCGAACCCACCACCAGCATGTTCTTCGCCGAGAACACCATCTGCGGCTTCATGTGGGCCGGTGACCACGGCTTCAAGGTCACCAACAACAGCTACTACACCGATCCGTGGATGTTCAACTGCCCGGACGACGCCGACCAGGCCGCGATCATCGAGGGCGTGAGGCGCGCCCAGCAGTACGCGGAGGGCAAGGGCTCGCTGCAGGTCGCCGCCGCCGGCAACTCCAACTACGACCTGGCGAACAAGCGCACCGACAGGTCCAGCCCCAACGACTCGACGCCGGTGACCCGCACCATCACCAACGCCTGCATCGACATCCCGACGGAGCTGCCGGGCGTCGTCACGGTCGCCGCGATGGGGAACGGCAACGTCAAGGCGTCGTACTCCAACTTCGGCCGTGGCATCATCGACGTCGCCGCCCCGGGCGGCGACGGTGCGTACGGGGTGTACTCGACACTCCCGGGCGGCAAGTACGGCAACATGAACGGCACGTCGATGGCGTCCCCGCACGTGGCGGGCGTCGCCGCCCTGATGGTGAGCGCCGACCCGGGCGCGACCCCGGCCGATCTGCGTGCCCGCCTCGCCGCGCAGGCCAACGACACCGCCTGCCCGTCCGACAGCCGCTGCACGGGTACGACCGCCGACAACGCCTTCTTCGGCGAGGGGCAGGTCGACGCGCTGAAGGCGGTCGGCGGCACACCGCCCCCGGCCCGCTACTTCGAGAACACCACCGACGTGGCCGTCACCGACAACACCACCGTCGAGTCGCCCATCACGGTCACCGGTCTCACGGGCAACGCCCCCGCCGCGCTCCGCGTCGGCGTGGACATCAAGCACACCTACCGCGGTGACCTGGTGCTGTCCCTCGTCGCCCCGGACGGCACGGTCTACCTGCTGGAGGACTTCCCGGACGGCGACAGCGCCGACAACGTCGTGAAGACGTACACGGTGAACGCCTCGTCGGAGGCGGCCGCCGGCACCTGGAAGCTGCGGGTACGCGACACCGCAGCCCAGGACACCGGGCGCATCGACGCCTGGAACCTGACCTTCTAG
- a CDS encoding PadR family transcriptional regulator: protein MALEHAILVSLLEKPGSGYELARRFERSIGYFWTATHQQIYRVLKRMEGDGLLQVREVAQQGRPDKKEYSVAGPGRAALSRWLHEPVEPESIRHELAVKIRGAAFDDPAALISEVERHREAHSDRLAHYLSGEQRDFTGPEAPRPHDTRQELQHVVLRGGIAYERMTIAWLDDVLATLHRLGAAPPGS, encoded by the coding sequence ATGGCTCTCGAACACGCGATCCTCGTCTCCCTGCTGGAGAAGCCGGGCTCCGGCTATGAGCTCGCGCGCCGGTTCGAGCGGTCCATCGGGTACTTCTGGACCGCCACCCACCAGCAGATCTACCGCGTCCTGAAGCGCATGGAGGGCGACGGCCTGCTGCAGGTCCGCGAAGTCGCCCAGCAGGGCCGGCCGGACAAGAAGGAGTACTCGGTCGCGGGCCCCGGCCGCGCCGCCCTCTCGCGGTGGCTGCACGAGCCGGTCGAACCGGAGAGCATCCGCCACGAACTCGCCGTGAAGATCCGCGGTGCCGCCTTCGACGACCCGGCGGCGCTGATCTCCGAGGTCGAGCGGCACCGCGAGGCCCACAGCGACCGGCTCGCGCACTACCTCTCGGGGGAGCAGCGGGACTTCACCGGACCCGAAGCGCCCCGGCCGCACGACACCCGCCAGGAACTCCAGCACGTCGTGCTGCGCGGGGGGATCGCCTACGAGCGCATGACCATCGCCTGGCTCGACGACGTCCTCGCGACCCTCCACCGGCTCGGCGCCGCACCTCCGGGCAGCTGA